Proteins from a genomic interval of Nitrospina gracilis Nb-211:
- the nuoD gene encoding NADH dehydrogenase (quinone) subunit D produces the protein MGVTEQGLLEREKDTMTLNMGPQHPSTHGVFRMVMEMDGELVQSSEPDIGFLHTGIEKTGEVKRYEHCIPMTDRLDYLSPPQNNLAFCLTTEKLLQLGELPPRADYIRVIMVELNRIGSHLIWLGTHALDIGAMTVFLYAWREREMILDLNEMLSGVRMMTSFIRIGGVAKDATPEWIDGVKKFVEIFPSKVDEYESLLTKNPIWLDRTQGIGTFNREECLNWSMSGPVLRAAGINMDWRKLRPYSRYNEFKFDVPVKEHGDIYDRYLVRMEEMRQSREIIKQAIESLPGGAYRIPDNKVSLPARDTLHTSMEALIHHFKLVSEGINVPKGETYVPTEGPRGEVGFYIVSDGSNKPMRMKLRAPSFMGIPGMCKMMEGAYIADVVAIIGSIDIVMGEVDR, from the coding sequence ATGGGAGTAACCGAACAAGGCCTGCTGGAACGCGAAAAAGACACCATGACCCTCAATATGGGTCCTCAGCACCCGAGCACCCACGGGGTGTTCCGGATGGTCATGGAAATGGACGGCGAGCTGGTGCAGTCGTCGGAACCGGACATCGGTTTTCTGCACACGGGCATCGAGAAGACCGGCGAGGTCAAACGCTACGAGCACTGCATCCCGATGACCGACCGGCTCGATTACCTGAGTCCGCCGCAGAACAACCTTGCGTTCTGCCTGACCACGGAAAAACTGTTGCAGTTGGGCGAACTGCCGCCGCGCGCCGATTACATCCGCGTCATCATGGTGGAGCTCAACCGCATCGGCAGTCATCTCATCTGGCTGGGAACGCACGCGCTGGACATCGGCGCGATGACGGTGTTCCTCTACGCCTGGCGCGAACGGGAGATGATCCTCGACCTCAACGAGATGCTGTCCGGCGTGCGTATGATGACGAGCTTCATCCGCATCGGTGGGGTCGCCAAGGACGCGACGCCGGAATGGATCGACGGCGTCAAAAAGTTCGTCGAGATTTTCCCTTCCAAGGTCGATGAATATGAAAGCCTGCTGACCAAGAATCCCATCTGGCTGGACCGCACCCAGGGCATCGGTACCTTCAACCGCGAGGAGTGCCTGAACTGGAGCATGAGCGGCCCCGTCCTGCGCGCCGCGGGCATCAACATGGACTGGCGCAAACTGCGTCCGTATTCCCGCTACAACGAATTCAAGTTCGACGTGCCCGTCAAGGAGCATGGCGACATCTACGACCGCTACCTGGTGCGCATGGAAGAGATGCGGCAGAGTCGCGAGATCATCAAGCAGGCCATCGAAAGCCTGCCCGGCGGGGCTTACCGCATTCCGGACAACAAGGTGTCTCTGCCCGCGCGCGACACCCTGCACACCAGCATGGAAGCGCTCATCCATCACTTCAAGCTGGTGTCGGAAGGCATCAACGTGCCGAAGGGCGAAACCTATGTGCCCACCGAAGGGCCGCGCGGCGAGGTCGGGTTCTACATCGTCAGTGATGGATCGAACAAGCCCATGCGCATGAAACTGCGCGCGCCGTCGTTCATGGGGATTCCGGGCATGTGCAAGATGATGGAAGGGGCGTACATCGCCGACGTCGTCGCCATCATCGGCAGTATTGATATCGTGATGGGGGAGGTCGATCGCTGA
- the nuoE gene encoding NADH-quinone oxidoreductase subunit NuoE — protein MFVFTDEAEKKIEKIMAKYPPERKKSAVLPLLHLAQDQEGYVTPEAMVEIGARLNVSPAYVEGVVTFYTMYFTKPVGRNVIRFCHNISCKLNRSDELMAYTAKKLGIQIGETTPDKRFTLLKEECLAACSEAPMMMVNKTYHVNLNETKIDQILETYK, from the coding sequence ATGTTCGTGTTCACCGACGAGGCGGAAAAGAAAATCGAAAAGATCATGGCGAAGTACCCGCCGGAACGGAAAAAATCCGCCGTCCTGCCGTTGTTGCACCTGGCGCAGGACCAGGAAGGATATGTGACGCCGGAGGCGATGGTGGAGATCGGCGCAAGGCTGAACGTCTCCCCGGCATACGTCGAGGGCGTGGTCACGTTTTACACGATGTACTTCACCAAACCGGTGGGACGCAACGTCATCCGCTTCTGCCACAACATCAGTTGCAAGCTCAACCGTTCCGACGAGTTGATGGCGTACACGGCGAAGAAGCTGGGCATCCAGATCGGTGAGACCACGCCGGACAAACGGTTCACCCTGCTGAAAGAAGAATGCCTCGCCGCCTGTTCGGAGGCGCCGATGATGATGGTCAATAAAACCTACCACGTGAATCTCAACGAAACCAAAATCGACCAGATTCTGGAAACATACAAGTAA
- the nuoF gene encoding NADH-quinone oxidoreductase subunit NuoF: protein MQEPVLILMKDIDTPNLTSIDVYEKTLGGYQSLKKLFETKPEDIIETVKASGLRGRGGAGFPTGLKWSFLAKDVFPRYLCCNADESEPGTCKDRELLMKNPHLLIEGMIICSYACRINTAYNYMRGEFAELADIFDKALEEAYARGYLGKNIMGSGFDLDIHSHLGAGAYICGEESALLTSLEGCRGEPRLKPPFPAVEGLYSKPTVVNNVETLCAVPYIFNNGPEAYSSIGTEKSKGTKMVSVSGHVNKPGNYEVPMGTPTREIIDKWAGGVRNGNKLKAFIPGGSSVPILPADRADVPYDYESLMEAGSMLGSGALIVMDETVNVVEETLRLAYFYMHESCGKCTPCREGTRWMHQILSEIIHKQGKPNQMDLLNDICDNMSFKCFCPLGDAAVGPVASSIKYFREDYEALIESLKTADAVG, encoded by the coding sequence ATGCAAGAACCCGTACTCATTTTAATGAAGGACATCGACACGCCCAATCTCACGTCGATCGACGTGTATGAGAAGACGCTGGGCGGGTACCAGTCGCTGAAAAAACTGTTTGAGACGAAGCCGGAAGACATCATCGAGACGGTCAAGGCATCGGGTCTGCGCGGCCGCGGTGGCGCGGGGTTCCCGACGGGGCTCAAGTGGTCGTTTCTGGCGAAGGACGTCTTCCCGCGTTACCTCTGTTGCAACGCGGACGAAAGCGAGCCGGGCACCTGCAAGGACCGCGAACTGCTCATGAAAAATCCGCACCTGTTGATCGAAGGCATGATCATCTGTTCCTACGCCTGCCGCATCAACACGGCGTACAACTACATGCGCGGCGAGTTCGCGGAGCTGGCGGACATTTTTGACAAGGCTCTCGAAGAGGCCTACGCCCGCGGCTATCTGGGCAAAAACATCATGGGATCGGGATTCGATCTCGACATTCACTCGCACTTGGGCGCGGGCGCGTACATCTGCGGCGAGGAGTCAGCGCTGTTGACGTCGCTCGAAGGTTGCCGCGGCGAGCCGCGCCTCAAGCCGCCGTTCCCGGCGGTGGAGGGGTTGTACAGCAAGCCGACCGTGGTCAACAACGTCGAGACCCTGTGCGCGGTGCCGTATATTTTCAATAACGGGCCGGAGGCCTACTCTTCCATCGGTACGGAAAAGAGCAAGGGCACCAAGATGGTCAGCGTGTCCGGCCACGTCAACAAGCCGGGCAACTACGAAGTGCCGATGGGCACGCCGACGCGCGAGATCATCGACAAGTGGGCGGGCGGTGTCAGAAACGGCAACAAGCTGAAGGCGTTCATCCCCGGAGGCTCGTCGGTGCCCATCCTGCCTGCCGACAGGGCGGATGTGCCGTACGACTACGAATCGTTGATGGAAGCCGGGAGCATGCTGGGTTCGGGCGCGCTCATCGTCATGGATGAAACGGTCAACGTGGTAGAGGAAACCCTGCGCCTCGCGTACTTTTACATGCACGAGTCCTGCGGCAAGTGCACGCCCTGCCGCGAAGGCACGCGCTGGATGCACCAGATTCTGTCCGAGATCATTCACAAGCAGGGCAAGCCCAACCAGATGGACCTGCTCAACGACATTTGCGACAACATGTCCTTCAAGTGTTTTTGTCCACTGGGCGACGCGGCCGTGGGGCCGGTGGCCAGCAGTATTAAATATTTCCGCGAAGATTATGAAGCACTGATCGAATCCCTGAAAACCGCCGACGCCGTCGGATAA
- a CDS encoding molybdopterin-dependent oxidoreductase — protein METKTAQDTVTLTIDDKVVTVPKGMVVVDAAKTADIEIPIFCYHEKLGPFGCCRMCMVEVEKMPKLATACTLQVSEGMVVRTNTPKVEKAQQGVLEFTLLNHPLDCPVCDKGGECPLQDNTFKFGPPDTRMQFERYHRDKATPLSPVITIDRERCIACQRCTRYSDIIEKDQALVMRHRGFQNRVSTFNDRPYDTRFSGNVIDICPVGALTNTEFRFSARSWDLDNTKTLCAHCACNCNMILGTRLNELRRVTTPETPNDAVDDGWICDKARWGHDFTKSKNRIAKARKKGLHDPISAQDACREVAEKLKGIVDAHGPSSVGFIGSGYGLNEELYLYQRFFREQLGTNNIDHKTYVDTPGLPVPNFDMLDIESSKLVVVIASDPTEELPILDLRLKKAVTQLGVEMVVLNDQATLMDKYATLSLRYDVASDGALFAALNSALSGTAPAGEVEKQAGVAADRIGALADKIRASQKTTVVFNPAALTGTSVHTLKHLLKTMGALPDTSVGAMPAAPVTNALGAMDMGVLPDCYPGGLDLAQADAIREKWGENAPLERGLTALQMIEKAASGELKALVVYRNNPLVGFPGGGKVKQALEKLDLLVVHDMMETETAAMADYVIPSNGPGFDEGTTTSIGARVQMRKRGLTTDNPSDWKLVSTMAKALGADWKHKTVWEVTQEIAEKVNGYAEIRQKTIRKAGHNRQPVAAANGVAPAGEAPMANGSGDAFKLRVSEVLFCHDKVLDAESRLAHQFQPSTVHLHKTDADRLGLKAEQEVTVAGNGHEVKAEVVISNRCNPGSVVLPRVSDEQRVAGLMEPGQTVAWVQIKK, from the coding sequence ATGGAAACCAAGACTGCACAGGATACCGTCACGCTGACCATCGACGACAAGGTGGTCACCGTTCCCAAGGGCATGGTGGTGGTGGACGCGGCGAAGACCGCGGACATCGAAATTCCCATCTTCTGTTACCACGAAAAGCTGGGACCGTTCGGCTGTTGCCGCATGTGCATGGTGGAAGTGGAGAAGATGCCGAAGCTCGCCACCGCCTGCACCCTGCAGGTCAGCGAAGGCATGGTGGTGCGCACCAACACGCCGAAGGTGGAGAAAGCCCAGCAGGGCGTGCTCGAGTTCACCCTGCTCAATCATCCTCTGGACTGCCCGGTGTGCGACAAGGGCGGCGAGTGTCCGCTGCAGGACAACACGTTCAAGTTCGGCCCGCCGGACACGCGCATGCAGTTCGAGCGTTACCACCGCGACAAGGCGACGCCTCTGTCTCCCGTCATCACCATCGATCGCGAACGGTGCATTGCCTGTCAGCGGTGCACGCGCTACAGCGACATCATCGAAAAAGACCAGGCGCTGGTCATGCGTCACCGCGGATTTCAGAACCGGGTTTCGACGTTCAACGACCGGCCGTACGACACGCGCTTCTCCGGCAACGTCATCGACATCTGCCCCGTCGGCGCGCTGACCAATACGGAATTCCGTTTCTCCGCGCGGTCGTGGGATCTGGACAACACCAAGACGCTCTGCGCGCACTGCGCCTGCAACTGCAACATGATCCTCGGCACGCGGCTCAACGAACTGCGCCGTGTCACTACGCCGGAGACGCCGAACGATGCGGTGGACGACGGCTGGATCTGCGACAAGGCGCGCTGGGGTCACGATTTCACCAAAAGCAAAAACCGCATCGCCAAGGCGAGGAAGAAAGGTCTGCACGATCCCATCTCGGCGCAGGACGCCTGCCGCGAGGTGGCGGAGAAACTGAAGGGGATCGTGGATGCGCATGGACCCAGCAGCGTCGGCTTCATCGGTTCCGGCTACGGTCTGAATGAGGAGCTGTATCTATACCAGCGGTTCTTCCGCGAGCAGTTGGGCACCAACAACATCGATCACAAAACGTATGTCGACACGCCGGGTCTGCCGGTGCCGAACTTCGACATGCTGGACATCGAGTCGAGCAAACTGGTTGTGGTGATCGCCAGCGACCCGACCGAAGAGTTGCCCATCCTCGACCTGCGGCTCAAAAAAGCGGTGACGCAACTGGGTGTCGAGATGGTGGTGTTGAACGATCAGGCGACGTTGATGGACAAGTACGCGACGCTTTCCCTGCGCTACGACGTTGCTTCCGACGGCGCGCTGTTTGCCGCCTTGAACTCTGCATTGAGCGGCACCGCACCCGCGGGCGAGGTTGAAAAGCAGGCGGGGGTTGCGGCCGACCGCATCGGCGCGCTGGCCGATAAAATCCGCGCCAGCCAGAAGACCACGGTGGTGTTCAATCCGGCGGCGCTCACGGGGACGTCCGTTCACACGCTGAAGCATCTGCTGAAAACGATGGGCGCATTGCCGGATACGTCGGTCGGGGCCATGCCCGCCGCACCGGTGACCAACGCGCTGGGGGCGATGGACATGGGCGTGCTTCCGGATTGTTATCCCGGTGGACTCGACCTCGCGCAGGCCGACGCCATCCGCGAAAAGTGGGGCGAGAACGCACCCTTGGAGCGGGGTTTGACGGCCTTGCAAATGATCGAGAAGGCAGCCTCGGGCGAACTGAAAGCGCTGGTCGTTTACCGTAATAACCCGCTGGTCGGTTTTCCCGGCGGCGGCAAGGTGAAGCAGGCTTTGGAGAAACTCGACCTTCTCGTCGTGCATGACATGATGGAGACGGAGACCGCGGCGATGGCCGACTACGTCATCCCGTCCAACGGACCCGGTTTCGACGAGGGCACGACCACCAGCATCGGCGCGCGGGTGCAGATGCGCAAGCGCGGCCTCACCACGGACAATCCGTCGGACTGGAAGCTCGTGTCCACCATGGCGAAGGCGCTGGGTGCTGACTGGAAACACAAAACGGTGTGGGAAGTCACCCAGGAGATCGCGGAAAAAGTAAACGGCTATGCTGAGATCCGGCAGAAGACGATCCGCAAAGCGGGACACAACCGCCAGCCCGTCGCCGCCGCCAATGGCGTTGCACCGGCAGGCGAAGCGCCGATGGCCAACGGATCCGGCGACGCTTTCAAGTTGCGCGTCTCGGAGGTGCTGTTCTGCCATGACAAGGTTCTGGATGCGGAATCGCGGCTGGCGCACCAGTTCCAGCCGTCCACGGTGCACCTGCATAAAACCGACGCCGACCGGCTGGGCCTCAAGGCCGAGCAGGAGGTGACGGTGGCCGGCAACGGTCACGAGGTGAAGGCCGAGGTGGTGATCTCCAACCGGTGCAATCCGGGATCGGTGGTTTTGCCGCGCGTCTCCGACGAGCAACGCGTGGCGGGTCTCATGGAGCCGGGGCAGACAGTGGCCTGGGTACAGATTAAAAAGTAA
- the nuoH gene encoding NADH-quinone oxidoreductase subunit NuoH, with amino-acid sequence MIDSITEFLASYAYLWIGIIKAVIIVVGLLTTVPALVWLERRLMGRFQVRLGPNRVGPFGLAQGIADSIKLLFKEEIIQKSADRFLFLLAPSIVVFTAIVTFSAVPFGESFTIFGQEIGMWGANLNIGILFIFAISSMGIYGIVLAGLSSNNKYSLMGGLRSSAQMISYELTLGLAALSVIIMSGSLSLIDIVNDQATLPNIVTQPLAFLLFFIAGVAETNRAPFDLPEAEQELVAGFFTEYSGMKFAMFFLGEYVNMITMSALVTLLFLGGWHGYVLPDVPFVWFALKVFLLLCVFIWLRSTFPRIRYDRLMAFGWKFLLPLSLVNMLVYSFIKVSTL; translated from the coding sequence GTGATCGACAGCATCACTGAGTTTCTGGCGTCCTACGCCTACCTGTGGATCGGGATCATCAAGGCGGTGATCATCGTGGTCGGCCTGTTGACGACGGTCCCGGCTCTGGTCTGGCTGGAGCGGCGGCTGATGGGACGCTTCCAGGTGCGGCTCGGTCCGAACCGTGTCGGGCCCTTCGGCCTCGCGCAGGGGATTGCCGACTCGATCAAACTGCTCTTTAAAGAAGAGATCATTCAGAAGTCCGCGGACCGGTTTCTGTTTCTGCTGGCGCCGTCGATTGTGGTGTTCACGGCGATCGTCACGTTTTCCGCGGTTCCGTTCGGTGAAAGCTTCACGATCTTCGGTCAGGAAATCGGCATGTGGGGGGCGAACCTGAACATCGGCATCCTGTTCATCTTCGCCATCTCCTCGATGGGTATTTACGGCATCGTGCTCGCCGGCCTGTCGTCGAACAACAAGTATTCGCTGATGGGCGGACTGCGCTCGTCGGCGCAGATGATCAGTTACGAATTGACGCTGGGACTGGCGGCTTTGAGCGTCATCATCATGAGCGGGTCGCTGAGCCTCATCGATATTGTGAACGACCAGGCGACGTTGCCGAACATCGTGACGCAACCGCTGGCGTTTCTTCTGTTTTTCATCGCCGGTGTGGCGGAGACCAATCGCGCGCCGTTCGACCTGCCGGAGGCGGAGCAGGAACTGGTGGCAGGGTTTTTCACCGAGTACTCCGGCATGAAGTTCGCCATGTTTTTCCTGGGCGAGTATGTAAACATGATCACCATGAGTGCCCTGGTCACTCTTTTGTTTCTGGGCGGCTGGCATGGATACGTTCTGCCGGACGTTCCGTTCGTCTGGTTCGCCCTCAAAGTGTTTTTACTGCTGTGCGTGTTCATCTGGTTGCGGTCTACGTTTCCGCGCATCCGTTATGACCGGCTGATGGCGTTTGGCTGGAAGTTTCTTCTGCCGCTGTCGCTGGTGAACATGCTGGTGTACAGCTTTATTAAAGTCAGCACCCTCTGA
- the nuoI gene encoding NADH-quinone oxidoreductase subunit NuoI — translation MLQTVFNGAKNLLIGLGVTFRNMVSKPTTFSYPEVKRTMPERYRGRHFLNRDEDGLERCIGCSLCSVNCPVGCIHVVAAENDPENPKSKGERYAEVYEINLLRCIYCGFCEEACPVDAVVLREHYELADYDRRNYIATKEDLLVYPEPNQFRVNFLGNTSVVNKK, via the coding sequence ATGTTACAAACCGTATTCAATGGAGCGAAAAACCTGTTGATCGGTCTGGGGGTCACCTTCCGCAACATGGTGTCCAAGCCCACCACGTTCAGCTATCCGGAAGTGAAGCGGACCATGCCCGAGCGTTACCGCGGACGGCATTTTCTGAATCGCGACGAGGATGGTTTGGAACGGTGCATCGGGTGCAGCCTGTGTTCCGTCAACTGCCCCGTCGGGTGCATCCATGTGGTTGCCGCGGAAAACGATCCGGAAAACCCGAAGTCGAAGGGCGAACGCTACGCGGAAGTGTACGAGATCAATCTCCTGCGTTGCATCTACTGCGGGTTCTGCGAGGAGGCATGCCCGGTGGACGCGGTGGTCCTGCGCGAGCACTATGAATTGGCCGACTATGACCGGCGGAATTACATTGCGACAAAGGAAGACCTGCTGGTGTACCCGGAACCCAATCAGTTCCGTGTGAACTTTCTCGGTAATACCAGCGTGGTGAACAAAAAGTAG
- a CDS encoding NADH-quinone oxidoreductase subunit J — protein MMEMLEQALNFNLPREVVFDLFYQTVIFVVGMTAVLASLGVILCTNPIYSALFLIGNMVCLAMLFLLYSAEFLAAVQVVVYAGAVMILFLFIIALLGAHKEKPELNLQAMAGFAFVGALFCELLMTLRIGTSRPVTGNITPEVLSEVGSAKAIGIELFSNHIVPFELASILLLVATVGIITLAKFHYRPVRKRSR, from the coding sequence GTGATGGAAATGCTGGAGCAGGCGTTGAATTTCAACCTGCCGCGGGAAGTCGTATTCGATCTGTTTTATCAGACGGTGATCTTTGTCGTCGGCATGACTGCCGTCCTGGCATCGCTGGGGGTCATCCTCTGCACCAACCCCATTTATTCCGCGCTGTTTCTCATCGGCAACATGGTGTGCCTGGCGATGCTGTTTCTTCTTTACAGTGCGGAGTTCCTCGCCGCCGTACAGGTCGTGGTGTATGCCGGTGCGGTGATGATCCTGTTTTTATTCATCATTGCACTATTGGGCGCGCACAAGGAAAAGCCGGAGTTGAACCTGCAAGCCATGGCGGGATTCGCCTTTGTCGGCGCGTTGTTCTGCGAACTGCTGATGACGCTCCGCATCGGTACGAGCCGTCCCGTCACCGGCAACATCACCCCGGAAGTGCTGAGCGAAGTCGGCTCCGCCAAGGCCATCGGCATCGAGTTGTTTTCCAATCACATTGTTCCGTTCGAGCTGGCGTCGATCCTGCTTCTGGTCGCCACGGTGGGCATCATCACCCTGGCCAAGTTTCATTACCGTCCCGTGAGAAAGCGCTCGAGGTAA
- the nuoK gene encoding NADH-quinone oxidoreductase subunit NuoK: MESEFVLIVSAAIFSIGAVGFVIRKNPLVMFMSVELMLNAVNFLLVGYSRELQSLDGQIFALIIMTVAAAEVVVGLAIILTIFRTRHDLNVDHIDVLKG; the protein is encoded by the coding sequence ATGGAAAGCGAATTCGTCCTGATAGTCAGCGCCGCGATTTTTTCCATCGGCGCGGTGGGGTTTGTCATCCGCAAGAACCCGCTGGTCATGTTCATGTCGGTGGAACTGATGCTGAACGCGGTCAACTTTTTGCTGGTCGGCTATTCGCGCGAGTTGCAGTCGCTGGACGGCCAGATCTTCGCGTTGATCATCATGACCGTTGCCGCCGCAGAGGTGGTGGTGGGGCTGGCCATCATTCTCACCATTTTCCGGACGCGTCACGATTTGAATGTGGACCACATCGACGTGCTGAAAGGATAG
- the nuoL gene encoding NADH-quinone oxidoreductase subunit L has translation MYSIAWLILLFPLLGFLVLSWFGSRLPKTWVGWGGSGTIGAAFGVVLLIFASMAGGEGDPGGSVEVLYHWIESETFKLDLAILVDRLSIFMLLVVTGVGFVIHVYSIGYMHHDPEYARFFSYMNLFIFSMSVLVLAADFFFLIVGWALVGLASYLLIGFWTEKRSAVLAARKAFVMNVIGDVGMVIAALMIFERFGSLTYTEVFAQTQSGFIPNEGTILMITLLLLVGAFAKSAQLPLHTWLPDAMEGPTPVSALIHAATMVTAGVYLVARCHSLYTLAPWVMYFVAFVGAATAIFAGTIALTQYDIKRVIAYSTMSQIGYMFLAVGVGVFSAGMFHLMTHAFFKALLFLGAGSVIHSLNDEQDIRKMGGLMRTMPITFGTFLIASLALTGFPLTAGFYSKEAIIMHSWFAEEYGNWFFWLMAVAATGLTGFYTFRLFFYTFLGNLRSPNAHPHESPLVMTGPLLILAVFSILGGAFGHSVDTFLAPVFGGAVPVHHKNIVLETVPLVVALIGILGAVGLFMTGSGQLGFLQQVFAPVHDLLYNKYYVDELYDLLIVKPVKATGKFLEERAEKFGIDFSVDQVGEQVREVSRQISIWQSGNVRLYALNMVAGMITVLLFVIFL, from the coding sequence TTGTATTCGATCGCCTGGCTCATACTGCTGTTTCCGCTTCTCGGGTTTCTGGTCCTGAGCTGGTTCGGCTCGCGCCTGCCCAAAACCTGGGTGGGATGGGGCGGAAGCGGCACCATCGGCGCGGCGTTCGGCGTGGTGCTCTTGATCTTCGCCAGCATGGCGGGAGGCGAAGGCGACCCCGGCGGCTCCGTTGAGGTTCTCTACCACTGGATAGAATCGGAAACGTTCAAGCTCGACCTTGCCATTCTGGTTGACCGCCTTTCCATTTTCATGCTGCTGGTGGTGACGGGCGTCGGGTTTGTCATCCACGTCTATTCCATCGGCTACATGCACCACGACCCGGAATACGCGCGGTTCTTCTCGTACATGAACCTGTTCATTTTCTCGATGTCGGTGCTGGTGCTGGCGGCGGATTTCTTTTTCCTCATCGTCGGCTGGGCGCTGGTGGGTCTCGCCTCGTATCTGTTGATCGGGTTCTGGACGGAAAAACGTTCAGCGGTGCTGGCCGCACGCAAGGCGTTCGTCATGAACGTCATCGGCGACGTCGGCATGGTCATCGCCGCGCTCATGATTTTTGAGCGGTTCGGCTCGCTCACCTACACCGAAGTGTTTGCGCAGACGCAGTCCGGGTTCATCCCGAACGAGGGCACGATCCTGATGATCACCCTTCTTCTGCTGGTGGGGGCGTTCGCCAAATCGGCGCAGTTGCCGCTCCACACCTGGTTGCCCGACGCGATGGAAGGTCCCACGCCGGTCAGCGCGCTCATCCACGCGGCGACGATGGTCACCGCCGGTGTGTACCTGGTGGCGCGGTGTCATTCTCTCTATACGCTGGCGCCGTGGGTGATGTATTTCGTCGCCTTTGTCGGCGCGGCGACGGCGATTTTCGCGGGCACCATCGCGCTCACACAATATGACATCAAGCGCGTCATCGCGTATTCCACCATGAGCCAGATCGGTTACATGTTCCTCGCGGTGGGCGTTGGCGTGTTCAGCGCGGGCATGTTTCACCTGATGACCCACGCGTTTTTCAAAGCGCTGTTGTTTCTGGGCGCGGGCAGTGTCATTCATTCGCTCAACGACGAGCAGGACATCCGCAAGATGGGCGGACTCATGCGAACCATGCCCATCACCTTCGGCACCTTTTTGATCGCATCGCTGGCGCTCACCGGGTTTCCGCTGACCGCCGGGTTCTACAGTAAGGAAGCCATCATCATGCATTCGTGGTTCGCCGAGGAATACGGCAACTGGTTTTTCTGGCTGATGGCGGTGGCGGCGACGGGTCTGACGGGTTTTTACACGTTCCGCCTGTTCTTCTACACGTTCCTTGGCAACCTGCGTTCTCCAAACGCGCACCCTCACGAGTCGCCTCTGGTGATGACGGGACCGCTGTTGATCCTGGCCGTGTTCTCTATCCTGGGCGGCGCCTTTGGCCATTCAGTCGATACGTTCCTCGCGCCGGTGTTTGGCGGCGCGGTGCCGGTGCATCACAAAAACATCGTGCTCGAAACGGTGCCGCTGGTGGTGGCGCTGATCGGTATCCTGGGGGCGGTGGGTCTGTTCATGACGGGAAGCGGCCAGTTGGGATTCCTGCAACAGGTGTTCGCTCCGGTACACGACCTGCTTTACAACAAGTATTATGTCGATGAGTTGTATGATCTTTTGATCGTCAAGCCGGTCAAGGCGACGGGCAAGTTTCTCGAGGAGCGGGCGGAGAAGTTCGGCATCGATTTCTCGGTCGATCAGGTGGGCGAACAGGTGCGCGAGGTGAGCCGCCAGATCAGCATCTGGCAGTCCGGTAACGTACGGCTCTATGCGCTCAACATGGTGGCGGGGATGATCACCGTCCTCCTGTTCGTGATTTTTCTGTAA